Proteins encoded by one window of Primulina huaijiensis isolate GDHJ02 chromosome 1, ASM1229523v2, whole genome shotgun sequence:
- the LOC140972274 gene encoding uncharacterized protein, whose product MYVTLNDDDDVLNMIHLHMCMKLTLIELLAEKKEQIGGGKYVERVEEDDRHSSSDNEFEDAPAQNSIDAWFHCIRDEGQIFKDAAEYNLFGIRKCNLQHSCGEDNLRSRGHPRADAAWVANVLKDKLRGEPSYRPCSMMRDLHRDYGVEIGYRKVWKGKEIAMHDIHGSEKGCYDRLRWYCQAVRETNPGSVAEFGFATGCRPLIFLDGTHIKNKYKGSMLLVVTKDANDDLFTLAYSVVDAENDSNWEWFCYHLRCVILTHHTMGFDRFTFFSDRHPGIIKAIQLLFPGSRHAYCLRHLVDNFVKTVLRSYPLHNKKHWSSVFKKAAYAPSQHEFSQHINNIFESMPLAIAFIQKSKPKSWANALFRGNHWGVINNNIAECWNNWVKPARYLSVVSMVDHIRVQIMNMMHRRREATLGMVKELSPAKEKAVLSTYIESRTLRVHRSCGWKFEVVDCDKTCAVDLNELTCSCRQIHMLPCKHACAAIESKSMSVYAFCDKFFKTDMYRQTYKGIINPIPTFDMYEFNGDEGYVINAPDVRSQPGRRKTQRIPSQIQSSLSKCSRRRVRGHNRRSCKEAIN is encoded by the exons ATGTACGTGACGTTGAACGATGATGATGATGTGCTTAATATGATCCATCTTCATATGTGTATGAAGCTTACACTGATTGAACTGTTGGCAGAGAAAAAAGAACAGATTGGAGGTGGAAAATATGTGGAGAG GGTTGAGGAAGATGACAGACATTCCAGTAGTGATAACGAGTTCGAAGATGCCCCCGCACAAAATTCCATTGACGCTTGGTTTCATTGCATCCGAGACGAGGGACAAATATTCAAGGATGCTGCAGAAT ACAATCTATTTGGGATTAGAAAATGCAATTTACAACACTCGTGTGGGGAGGATAATTTACGTAGTAGAGGGCATCCTAGAGCTGATGCAGCTTGGGTTGCTAATGTATTGAAGGATAAATTGAGGGGAGAGCCTTCTTATCGTCCTTGTTCAATGATGAGGGATTTACATAGGGACTATGGAGTAGAGATAGGTTATCGCAAGGTGTGGAAGGGCAAGGAAATAGCGATGCATGATATTCACGGTTCAGAAAAGGGCTGCTACGATAGATTGAGATGGTATTGCCAAGCCGTTAGAGAAACAAATCCTGGTAGTGTTGCTGAAT TTGGTTTTGCTACTGGTTGTAGACCGTTGATATTTTTGGATGGCActcacataaaaaataaatacaaaggaAGTATGCTACTTGTTGTGACAAAGGATGCCAATGACGATCTTTTCACTTTAGCATATTCTGTAGTAGATGCGGAGAATGATTCTAATTGGGAATGGTTTTGTTATCATTTGAGATGTGTCATACTTACGCATCATACCATGGGATTCGACAGATTCACTTTTTTCTCAGACAGACATCCTGGGATTATCAAGGCTATCCAACTTTTGTTTCCGGGTAGTCGTCATGCGTATTGTTTGAGGCACTTGGTCGATAATTTTGTGAAGACg GTGTTGCGAAGTTATCCTCTACATAACAAAAAACATTGGTCGTCGGTATTCAAAAAAGCTGCTTATGCCCCATCACAACATGAGTTTTCACAGCACATAAATAATATCTTTGAGTCAATGCCACTTGCAATAGCATTTATTCAGAAGTCTAAGCCTAAAAGTTGGGCTAATGCTTTGTTTCGTGGAAATCATTGGGGTGTTATAAATAATAACATCGCTGAATGTTGGAATAATTGGGTTAAACCAGCTCGTTATCTCTCTGTTGTTTCTATGGTTGACCATATACGTGTGCAAATAATGAATATGATGCACCGACGACGCGAAGCAACATTAGGCATGGTAAAAGAATTAAGCCCAGCAAAGGAGAAGGCTGTTCTGAGCACATACATTGAATCTCGCACCTTGAGAGTGCACCGTTCATGTGGTTGGAAGTTTGAAGTAGTTGATTGTGATAAAACATGTGCTGTTGATTTGAATGAATTGACTTGTTCATGTAGACAGATCCATATGCTCCCTTGCAAACATGCTTGTGCTgccatagaatcgaagtcaatGTCGGTATACGCCTTCTgtgataaatttttcaaaactgaTATGTATCGTCAAACATACAAGGGCATTATTAATCCCATACCGACATTTGACATGTATGAGTTTAATGGCGATGAAGGATATGTAATCAATGCTCCTGATGTGCGTAGTCAGCCAGGGCGTAGAAAGACTCAAAGAATACCATCCCAAATTCAATCAAGTCTGTCAAAGTGTAGTCGTCGTCGTGTACGAGGACACAACCGAAGAAGCTGCAAAGAAGCTATAAACTAG
- the LOC140982801 gene encoding bZIP transcription factor 17-like, whose protein sequence is MQSPHRVTCRGKMADLTVVTVDLPPTPPLTADFDLALSIQPVDATLFSQHQFIDSDCNLGEDLNDLEGLDFDFILDDFSLTPADFDDPIWDPSKSEETNSFKMEPELDPNFDRFDFGTNLAPYQSVFKSASSNLRHHSGDGDFSGDYGSHGSGVLNSGSPVLESNQVSGYLNLSSPESDGSNRGISENSVGDVKEVNCPSPDTLGSGNCKSHLSENSSDCSARSVSSSPNLKSSSIINVFVDHEIKSEDSSNYIAPGSLLKRKKESDDCYVESRITKCKKFNSNAENDDNSGLSEEEEKRKARLMRNRESAHLSRQRKKHYVEELEDKVRMMHSTIQDMNAKISFFMAENVTLRKHMGSGGGVAAPPPQMPPPPPGMYSHPAMMYPWMPCAPPYVMKPQGSQIPLVPIPRLKPQQPAQSRKVSKKVESKKNEAQKSKKVAGVSFLGLILFIMLFGGLVPVINVRYGGVRQALNGGENYVGDGYYEKHHGRLLMVNGTGNGEKFSGRGDYSGTNSSFHCCQRGNGGGGEPNADEFARVGNGSERLVASLYVPRNDKLVKIDGNLIIPSVLASEKAVASNTEVDGETGLAVPVGLVPAIPVPGVGRDGIRNPHLRALRPDTEDRENLKSKANDGSLHQWFREGLAGPMLSSGMCTEVFQFDVSPASVSGAIIPASTQKNISEEQARNSTHVNKGRNRRFLHDHPIPLPECHHNTSEEHRQRNSRKDNLDGNNLTSSMVVSVLVDPRETGGGDVDGVMGKNSISPIFVVVLIDSVKYVTYSCMLPFLGSASHLVTN, encoded by the exons AACTGCCGACTTTGATTTGGCGCTATCAATTCAACCCGTCGACGCAACATTATTTTCTCAACATCAATTCATCGACAGTGACTGCAATTTAGGCGAAGACCTTAACGATTTGGAAGGACTCGATTTCGATTTCATCCTCGACGATTTTAGCCTCACACCAGCTGATTTCGATGACCCCATTTGGGATCCCTCCAAATCAGAAGAGACCAATTCATTCAAAATGGAACCCGAATTGGACCCGAATTTCGATCGGTTCGATTTTGGCACGAATTTGGCTCCTTATCAAAGCGTTTTTAAATCAGCCTCTTCGAACTTGCGGCATCATTCTGGCGACGGAGATTTTTCGGGAGATTACGGCTCGCATGGATCCGGAGTTCTGAATTCCGGCTCGCCCGTTTTAGAGTCTAATCAGGTTTCTGGCTATCTCAATCTGTCGTCTCCTGAATCGGATGGATCAAATCGAGGGATTTCAGAAAATAGTGTCGGAGACGTAAAGGAGGTGAATTGCCCTTCGCCTGATACCCTGGGTTCGGGAAATTGCAAGTCTCATCTCTCAGAGAATTCCAGTGACTGTTCCGCTCGATCGGTGAGTTCCTCTCCAAATTTAAAGAGCAGTTCCATTATTAATGTTTTTGTTGATCATGAAATTAAATCAGAGGACTCCAGTAATTATATCGCTCCTGGTTCTTTGctgaaaaggaaaaaagaaagcgATGACTGTTATGTTGAGTCTAGGATTACTAAATGTAAGAAGTTTAACAGTAACGCTGAGAACGATGATAATAGCGGGTTGAGTGAGGAGGAAGAGAAAAGGAAGGCTAGATTGATGAGGAATAGAGAGAGTGCACATTTATCGAGACAGAGGAAGAAACATTACGTCGAGGAATTGGAGGATAAGGTGAGAATGATGCATTCAACAATTCAAGACATGAATGCAAAAATCTCGTTTtttatggcagaaaatgtaACTCTTCGGAAACATATGGGCAGTGGTGGTGGTGTGGCTGCCCCACCTCCCCAGATGCCACCTCCTCCTCCTGGAATGTACTCACACCCAGCCATGATGTATCCGTGGATGCCGTGTGCTCCACCTTATGTGATGAAGCCACAAGGGTCGCAAATTCCTTTGGTGCCAATTCCAAGGTTGAAACCACAACAGCCAGCTCAGTCACGGAAGGTGAGTAAGAAAGTGGAGAGTAAGAAAAACGAGGCGCAAAAGAGTAAGAAGGTTGCCGGTGTTAGTTTTCTAGGTTTAATTCTTTTTATAATGTTGTTTGGAGGCTTGGTTCCAGTCATCAATGTGAGGTATGGAGGAGTTAGGCAGGCACTCAACGGTGGAGAAAATTATGTTGGTGATGGATATTACGAGAAACATCACGGGAGGCTTCTGATGGTCAATGGGACTGGAAATGGCGAAAAATTTAGCGGTAGGGGAGATTATAGTGGTACTAATAGTAGTTTCCATTGTTGTCAAAGAGGTAATGGTGGTGGAGGTGAGCCAAATGCTGATGAGTTTGCTCGTGTTGGCAATGGGAGTGAACGTCTTGTCGCCTCGTTGTATGTTCCCAGAAATGATAAGCTTGTGAAGATAGATGGAAATTTGATCATTCCTTCAGTTTTGGCAAGCGAGAAAGCCGTGGCATCTAACACTGAGGTTGATGGAGAGACTGGTTTGGCAGTTCCTGTAGGTTTGGTTCCTGCTATTCCTGTTCCTGGTGTGGGAAGGGACGGTATCAGGAATCCCCACCTCAGGGCCCTCCGTCCCGATACAGAAGACAGGGAAAACTTGAAATCGAAGGCAAATGATGGCAGTCTTCATCAATGGTTTCGTGAAGGCCTTGCTG GGCCGATGTTGAGCTCCGGGATGTGCACTGAAGTATTCCAGTTTGACGTATCACCAGCCTCTGTTTCAGGAGCCATAATTCCAGCCTCCACTCAAAAAAACATTTCTGAAGAGCAGGCTCGAAATTCTACACATGTCAACAAGGGAAGAAACCGAAGGTTCCTTCACGATCACCCTATCCCCCTACCTGAATGCCATCATAATACTTCTGAAGAACATAGACAAAGAAATTCACGAAAAGATAATTTGGATGGTAATAACTTAACATCTTCAATGGTGGTTTCGGTGCTGGTGGATCCAAGAGAAACAGGTGGTGGTGACGTTGATGGTGTTATGGGAAAGAACTCCATCTCACCAatttttgttgttgtgttgATTGATAGCGTCAAGTACGTAACATACTCATGCATGCTTCCATTTCTGGGATCTGCGTCTCATCTAGTTACTAACTGA
- the LOC140982795 gene encoding exocyst complex component SEC15A, with translation MNAKTKRRTVTENGDTGEDSVLATMISNGEDLGPMVRLSFETGKPEALLHQLKHVVKKKEVEIEELCKLHYEDFILAVDELRGVLVDAEELKSELASDNFRLQEVGSALLMKLEELLESYSVKKNVTEAIKMSKSCVQVLDLCVKCNYHVSEGRFYPALKAVDLIEKYLQNIPVKALQSLIAKRIPLLKTHIEKRVCSEVNEWLVQIRSAAKDIGQTAIGYAASARQREEDMLARQRKAEEQSCLGLGDFTYTLDVEEINENSVLKFDLTPLYRAYHIHNCLGIQDQFREYYHKNRFLQLNSDLQISSTQPFLESHRTFLALVAGYFIVEDRVLRTAGGLLSPTELETMWETAVAKVTSILEEQFSHMDTASHLLLVKDCVTLFGATLRQYGYEVTKILETLNSSRDKYHELLLTECRQQITDVIANDSYEQMVMKKESDYQANVLLFHLQTSDIMPAFPYIAPFSSMVPECCRVVRSFIKDSVNYLSYGVEMNYFDFVRKYLDKLLIDVLNEIILNTIHGGSIGVSQAMGIAANMAVLERACDYFIQHAAQQCGIPSRSIDRPQGSLTAKVVFRTSRDAAYLSLLSLVNSKLDEFMALSENVNWTSDDASQHANEYINEVVIYLDTVLSTAQQILPRDALYKVGSGAFEHISNSIVGAFLSDSVKRFSVNAVMSINNDLKALESFADERFHSTGVHEIYKDGGFRSCLVEARQLINLLLSSQPENFMNPVIRVKNYNALDYKKVAAICEKYKDSPDGLFGSLSNRASKQSARKKSMDVLKKRLRDFN, from the coding sequence atgaatgcaaaaactaaaaGGAGAACCGTGACTGAGAATGGTGATACAGGCGAGGACTCTGTTCTTGCGACTATGATCAGTAATGGGGAGGATTTGGGACCTATGGTTAGGCTTTCTTTTGAGACAGGAAAACCTGAAGCGCTTTTGCATCAGCTTAAGCATGTAgtgaaaaagaaagaagtgGAGATTGAGGAGCTTTGCAAGCTTCACTATGAAGATTTCATTCTTGCGGTTGACGAGCTACGCGGTGTCTTGGTTGATGCAGAAGAGCTAAAAAGTGAGCTGGCGAGTGATAACTTTAGGTTACAAGAGGTTGGTAGCGCGCTCCTTATGAAACTTGAAGAGCTTCTCGAATCTTATTCAGTCAAGAAGAATGTTACCGAAGCCATTAAGATGTCGAAGAGCTGTGTTCAAGTGTTGGATCTTTGTGTGAAGTGTAATTATCATGTTTCTGAGGGTCGATTTTATCCGGCTTTAAAAGCTGTTGATCTGATTGAGAAATATTTGCAAAACATTCCTGTGAAGGCACTGCAGTCGCTTATAGCTAAGAGGATACCCTTACTAAAGACGCACATTGAGAAGAGGGTATGCAGTGAAGTTAATGAATGGCTAGTACAAATTAGGAGCGCTGCAAAGGATATTGGACAAACTGCTATTGGATATGCTGCATCTGCTCGGCAAAGGGAAGAGGACATGCTGGCTCGTCAAAGAaaagcagaggagcagagttgttTGGGTTTAGGAGATTTCACCTATACACTCGATGTCGAAGAAATTAATGAGAATTCTgttctaaaatttgatctaaCACCTCTTTATCGAGCTTATCACATTCACAATTGTCTTGGCATCCAAGATCAATTTCGTGAATATTACCACAAAAATCGGTTTTTGCAGCTGAATTCAGACTTACAGATATCGTCAACCCAGCCGTTCCTTGAATCCCATCGGACCTTCTTGGCTCTTGTTGCAGGTTATTTTATTGTTGAAGACCGGGTCTTAAGGACTGCTGGTGGGTTACTTTCACCTACAGAGCTTGAGACAATGTGGGAAACTGCTGTGGCTAAAGTAACATCAATCTTGGAAGAACAGTTTTCCCATATGGATACTGCAAGTCATCTCCTCCTGGTAAAGGATTGTGTGACCCTCTTCGGTGCAACCCTCAGGCAGTATGGTTATGAAGTGACCAAGATTCTTGAGACTTTAAACAGTAGTCGTGACAAGTATCACGAGCTTCTTTTAACTGAGTGCCGACAACAAATTACTGATGTCATTGCAAATGACTCGTATGAGCAGATGGTGATGAAAAAGGAGTCAGATTACCAGGCAAATGTTCTGTTATTCCATCTTCAAACCTCAGACATAATGCCGGCCTTCCCATATATTGCTCCTTTCTCCTCCATGGTGCCTGAATGTTGCCGCGTTGTTCGTTCATTTATTAAGGATTCTGTCAATTACTTGTCTTATGGTGTGGAAATGAACTATTTTGATTTTGTGCGGAAATACCTGGACAAGCTCTTGATTGACGTGTTAAATGAAATCATACTCAACACAATTCATGGTGGCAGCATTGGTGTGTCTCAGGCAATGGGGATTGCTGCTAATATGGCTGTTTTAGAGAGGGCTTGCGATTATTTTATCCAGCATGCTGCACAACAATGTGGAATTCCCAGCAGATCAATCGATAGACCGCAAGGTAGTTTAACGGCCAAGGTTGTTTTTCGAACCTCAAGGGATGCTGCTTATCTTTCTCTGCTGAGTTTAGTTAACTCTAAATTAGATGAATTTATGGCACTTTCTGAAAATGTGAACTGGACTTCCGATGATGCATCTCAGCATGCGAATGAGTACATAAATGAGGTTGTCATTTATCTTGACACTGTTTTGTCCACCGCTCAACAAATTTTACCTCGGGATGCTTTGTACAAAGTTGGTAGTGGTGCCTTTGAACATATATCTAACTCTATCGTTGGAGCTTTTCTCAGTGATAGTGTGAAGAGATTTAGTGTTAATGCAGTCATGAGCATTAACAATGATTTGAAGGCTTTGGAGTCTTTCGCGGATGAAAGGTTTCACTCAACTGGCGTACATGAAATATACAAAGATGGGGGCTTTAGAAGTTGCTTGGTAGAAGCCAGACAATTGATAAACCTTCTATTGAGTAGTCAGCCTGAAAACTTTATGAATCCCGTGATACGGGTAAAGAATTACAACGCTCTTGACTATAAAAAAGTGGCTGCCATCTGTGAGAAGTACAAGGATTCACCTGATGGACTTTTTGGTAGTCTTTCAAACAGGGCCTCGAAGCAAAGTGCCAGAAAAAAGTCCATGGACGTGCTGAAGAAAAGACTAAGGGATTTCAATTGA
- the LOC140958863 gene encoding uncharacterized protein: MLKFKGRSDFCGSEEISVEQRKLLTEFLNSEELDVTIWMDEHICLTGPVFCDFLFGELVSGIMINVYMRIMQKKSMDYGFETYCMDTLVHKEVLEALVQYGKRRRISKTEYKNFIGRLTSATREKLNELNEDLFRRCKYIIFPINDRFHWYLLVFKASEGKFLLFNSLHDPFSVGTAKVMARFLSGCVSHISGFTIGSDEVLRQRCRQQGTSLDCGVYTCMWIECLCCDTEEIWAYEQDVKMDTYRARVAATIISDGNGLLKNTFV; encoded by the exons ATGTTGAAATTCAAAGGTAGAAGCGATTTTTGTGGGAGTGAAGAAATTTCTGTAGAACAGAGGAAGTTGTTGACAGAATTCCTGAATAGTGAAGAATTGGA TGTTACAATTTGGATGGATGAGCATATTTGTTTGACTGGACCAGTGTTTTGTGACTTCTTGTTTGGTGAGCTCGTCAGTGGCATTATGATAAATGTGTACATGAGAATAATGCAAAAGAAAAGTATGGATTATGGATTTGAGACTTACTGTATGGACACGTTGGTACAT AAGGAAGTGCTTGAAGCTTTGGTACAATACGGTAAAAGGAGACGTATAAGCAAGACAGAGTATAAAAATTTCATTGGTAGGCTGACATCCGCGACGCGAGAGAAGTTGAATGAACTAAACGAAGATCTTTTTAGAAGATGCAAGTATATAATTTTTCCAATTAATGACAGATTTCATTGGTATTTGCTAGTTTTCAAAGCATCTGAAGGGAAATTCCTACTTTTCAATTCACTTCACGATCCATTTTCAGTTGGGACTGCTAAAGTAATG GCACGTTTTTTGAGTGGTTGTGTCTCACATATATCCGGATTCACCATAGGCAGTGATGAGGTTTTGAGACAACGATGCCGTCAACAAGGTACATCTCTGGATTGTGGTGTTTATACATGCATGTGGATAGAGTGTCTCTGTTGTGATACTGAAGAAATTTGGGCATATGAACAAGATGTGAAGATGGACACTTATCGAGCCCGTGTTGCCGCCACTATAATTTCTGATGGTAATGGActattgaaaaatacatttgTTTAG